A segment of the Coffea arabica cultivar ET-39 chromosome 8c, Coffea Arabica ET-39 HiFi, whole genome shotgun sequence genome:
TAAAATTACATCCTGTATATTTTGCACAAAATCGACCCgaacaatttttccaacaatcgTTCAGGCCCCGAGTCCGTCATGAATTGATCCCAAGAGACTTGCGGATGTAGTATAATCAATAATGAATGTGAACGCAAAAGAGGGGAAAGGGCATTGAAAGGAAAGTATCTACATTTGAAAACCAGACCAGAGGGTCTTCCGTCAGGGGACCATTTTCAGCCCTCAAACCGAACGCAGCAACAGCTTCTTTTCAAACACCGCTCGTCAAAAACGTAGAAGGGTCACTTTCTTTGAACAAAAACAAGTATCTTTTGAACCTTTCCAAAGAACTGCAATATAATATCAAATCAAATCGAAATTGTTAACCCAAAAAAGGGCACATGCAAATAAATTGCAATATTAACTCTTCctttcttgtttatttttcttgcatttactatTTCTGCCGTCCTTTTCAATAACACGTTTGTTTGCTTTTGAAAGTCATAACGGCATATTCTTTCCTTTCATCCATATATTctgctttttcttttgctttcaaACCAGACTCAAAAACCAAAAGCCGtctagtatttttttttgtatcgaAAGTTTTCAATTTCAATAATGGGTTGTTGCTAATTTGATCGATCCGTCAATTGAAGCTGCCAAGTTCCTATTTTTTTTCCAGGTTTGTTCTGGTTTCTTTTCGACGACATTGGCCTAATAGTAGTATTTAGATTGACTTTTATCTAAGTTGATGTATTGCCTGTTGCATGCAGAAGATAATAGAATAGAAGTAATCTATTGTTTGCGTCGAATTTAATCCCAAAGTTTGAGGGCTTTCTGTCATTGTATTGGAAAAAGATTGGATCTTTGTAACTTGGTTGTTTCTCATTgaagaaatcaattgatcaatgTGATGGACTTATTTCCCATTCTTGATCTGGATGGCTTTATTTTCAGGTGTTAAAAGTTATGTCTCTTATTTGTAATTTGGGAACTTCAAAGTAATTTGCCTGTTCTTGCATTGGACTTTTTTTATCACGTGTCTGAACGTAAAGcagtttttaatgaaaaatattgctctaaaaaatctcattttccctagccttttttttttgtctctatGCAGTGTCCAGCTTGATTATTTTTGTAACTTGCGTGTAGTGTTTGTAATGAATCGGCTACTAACACAATCTTAATTGGAGCACTATTCGTACTTCTCCAACCCCCCATTTCTGACCGAGCAAGTCCATGTACTTGCGTATTTGAacatattttgaagaaattaagTTTCAAAGGATGACAACCAGATTCCAAGTTGGATGTCCAGTACGGACATTCTGTTGCATTATAGTGTTTGCAAGTGGCCAAGTTGGGTTAATGTGTTAATTGGGTACTTTTGAAGAAAGCCCTCATTGCAATAGTATTGCTTGATTACACGGAAGTCCGTCTTTTTACTTGTTTAGATTTGTTGGCACAAAATGAGTCATCACAATGGTTTGTAATCTTattttgctttcaattgtaCTTTGTTGGTTACTTGTTTTGAGGATCAATTGAAACTATCGCTAATCAGTGAAATTGGAATTTTTGCAGGGATTATTTATTAGTGCCATTGTGGCTCTTATTGAGAATTTAATATAGTGGAACAGTTTGATTGGTTCCCATGGATCCCAATGGAGGTTCATCCAACATATTTCCAATGGATCCACTTGTACCACATAGATTCAGCATTCATTTTTTGTCGCACATTGTCTCATTTGTTGACAATTCCAGATACTTGTGTGTCCCTGGAACTTTGGCACTTCAAGAAGCTTTCAACTGTTTTTCAAAGTTTGCTGGTGCTTTCTTTATTTGGTTTGCTAGAGGTTCAAATTCCAATATAAATGGTAAGATATTGGGCAGACATGATGGTTCAAATCCTATTAATTGCAAGGGTGATAACCAACTAAAGCGTATAATATCACAAGGACAAAAGTTTAAAGGAGTTTTAGACAATTGTATATGTGAAGGGAAATCAAGCATCCCTTTCATCTTGGACAAGATTTCAAGGTTCTCTATGAAGCAATTTTACATTGAAGCTGAACACCTCCGTTCATTTCCTGCGCTGTCATTAGCTGCTGCTCTGGTACCTCCATTAAACAACGTGTAAGATCTTCTTTCCAGCCAGACCGAACATTTTGGTGAAAAGTTCTTAACTTTTATTAGATAATGATTTAGGAGCATGAGTTTTGGTGTTCCCTGTTGGTTTAGTATCCAGATGGTTTTGATTTTTAATCCGAACTTTGTGTTTTTGTGGACTTTATCAGCTATCCAGATGTACTGGCCGTTCCTTTGGAGGCTGGTGACATTGCAACACAGAGATGCTTGAGTCAGAGGCCTTGTGAGATTGAGCATCAAGGGTGCAATGATATTTCTTTTCAGAGTTTGAGCTGGACTGGACATGCTGTAGAGCCTAGAACAGGCATTGAGTTCCCTACCATATTAGATAACAGTGTAGCTGCAGAGCATAATTCGAGTTTCACATCAGAGGTATGTTTGGAACAGGAAACATTGTCGATTGAACATGTTCTGCTCATTTGCATGTTTGAAGCCTTACTGGAATTTTTGGGGTCATATTCACTTTTAATTTCTGAATATAACTTaaacttttgtgttttttgTACTTGGCATTAGTCCAATGCTTTGCTGCTCTTCCACTATTTTTCAGATAATTTTgcacttttttttaattgaatgcTCACTATTGACACTGGAGGTGATTTACAAAATTGACTTAGTGGGTTGGTTCACTGTATATCAAATTGAAAATGTTTTGCTCATGAATTCCCTTGTTAgtttttttccttgtttgtgATTTATGTTTGCATATGGGGTTTCACTGCCCTTCTTCATCGGTAATGACTGGGGGATTTTTTCATTTCACCTTTTAAAAGAAATGATTGATTACAACAACGCATCTGTATTAGGTACTTGTCGGCACTGGATCAAGAATAATGAAGATAATCAGAATCAAATCTCTTAATGTCTATGCATTTGGTTTTTGTAAGTTCCTTATCAACTGAGGATTCCAGTTTGTAATGTCTAGTTTTCTGAATTTCTACTCAAGATTTGACTTTTACTGTATTGTGGATAGATGTTCATCCTTTTGATATCTGTGAGAAGCTGGGTCCAAAGTATGGTTCTCTTCCAGTTAGTGAGCTGAACAAGTCTTGTGATTTTTATGAAGACCTCCTCAGGTATTTGAACAAGTATTGAATAACCACAGCCATATTATCTagattccctttttttctttttctgcttgtATCTCTAGTTTGCTGAACAACACTGAATATGGAAGATGAAAGAATAGGACATTTATTCAGGCTTTTTCGCATAAAAGAAGCATAGCTCATGGTGTAGTATCTGGATTCAAAAAAAAGTTGGTTACATCTTTAACTAGGAAGAAGTCATTGCACTTGTTGGTCATCAACTGAAGTTGTCTACTGGAATAGGTTTATGAGTAGAATAGAGGTCAAAGTTCTAAGGTGTGTTCCATGGTCAAATCAATATTGTGGTATGTTGTGGAGGTCTTAATTTAGGTTTCTCATCTCAAGCAGCTAGCATATTTGAATTCCAATGGCAAATGCGTAAATATTACTCTTGAAGTAAAATTATGTTgatttattttgaatattgttTTCCTAAATAAAAGATTCAGAAAGAGCAATTTTATTTCCGTAAATTGGatgaatttttttatgtttGCAACACTTTGCACAAATAGCCACGTGTAGCATCATCTTCTAGAGGTTGTCCCTTCAAACAGGAGGCTATGCTCTTAATAATGGTAGTGCACTTTGCATTTGAGCATTGCCATGTCCATGATTTCATTGTACATCTTCTATGGCTTATGGTAATGGATTGAGACAGACACCAAATTGTTTGTTCTGGGTGCTAGAGCCTAGAATAAATTTTCACCTggtatttttttctttgtagaaaaatgttaattttttgaaagacaTGGATTAGTTGGTTGGCTTACTTGATGTCCATGGACTCAGATTTTTTGGACAAATAATTCTTGTAAACTCATGGAGACTTGGAATCATTACAATTATTTGTTTGCTAATATTGGCAAATATGCTGCAGGGAAGACATTAATATGACTGTCAGGCTTGTGGTTAGCTGCAATGGGATCAAAATTAATACTGTTAAGGAGTAAGTTGATTTTTTAGCAGTatggttttggaaaaaaatacgTGCAGTTATTGTGTCTATGCTAAATTTGTCCCTGTAATATACTAACTTTATACACTTATTTCCCTAATTATTGGTGATTGATTAATTCCCATGAAtcctttttcttgtttcttatcACCACTAGTGCCCCAAACAGTCCATTTTGTTTGCCATTTACCTTTCCACATGTCTTCTTACTATTTCTTTCTGCTTAGTGTCAAGAATGGATTTTCCCTCCTTTCTTTTTGGAACCTTGCCTTGATTTGTGACCTAgaggaagaaatttaaaatggccTTTATATATCTTGACTTAGAGTTTGAAAATCTATTAATTTTTGTGCAAAAGGTTGCTGCTTGATGAATGGGCAAAAATTCACAGTTTAATTGGATTCTGTTTAACAAGCAAAAAGATTTCTCTTTCTTTGTTGTTGACTGCAGGTCTTTCTACATGTAAACTTGTGCAAATTCTTGTGACTAATATTAGCGTCCTTATTTATCTTTTCTGCAGTGCTTTTGAGAAATCTCTTCGAGCCCGATTATTGAAGGTAAGTCATCTCTTTTAAGCTTTATTTCTGCAATCCTAATTAACTATTTTGTCAATCTGGTGCACtgatgtgttttttttttttttttttttcagaccaATCCTGACACCGATTTCAGCTGCCTACAAAGATTTGGTTCTATCTTTTCAAATGACATTCCTTTGCATGCTGTAAGAAGTCTTTCCCTAGATCTTGTAATTTGAGGTGTAACATAATTAATATCTCTGACCTAAAAATTGAACTTTTCAGGGAACCACGATCAATTTTCGTCGTACGGCCAATGGATCTTTTATTACTGAAAGTAAGTAAATATGACTGAGGAATATCTATTGAGTATTCTTTATTTGTCTGGGGTTTTATAGCTGAAAGCTGTTCTGATGGTTAGCTCCCAAGCTAATTAGAGCTTCAATGCATTCAGGTTTTCTGTTAACTTGTCAAATGCAATGACATGATCTGTAAAGATGAATCTGTATTACAGAATTaaccttttgagcttggttttggtAAAGCTTGATTTAGTGTGGATCAGATCATAAATAAAGCAGTGCTGAACGCAATGGTGAAACTTGTTTAGAAACTCAAGCAGGGTTGGAAAAGCTTAATGTTGTTTTAACTAAATTATATTTCCTAGTGTAGCAGTCCCCATCTTCCCATGTTAGTTACCAAATTTCATTGGCATGGTATCAAGgtttctcattttgtttttgtgttCGAGTACTGCCGGTTTACTACAGAATGGCCTGTGTATTTTAACATCGGCGATAGTAAAGACAGCAAAAGTAAAAGCGTTTGGATATTCATCTGTAGTCCTTAATATTTTAACTGTTATTTGTGCAGTTGGGGATAATCAGCTTGGAGCGGTACAAAGCAAGGAATTATGTAGTAAGTTATTAGGCTACTGTTTGGATGTTCAATAACCTCTAGTAGAATGTGGACCAGTTTTGTTTTTCAAACATATCCTAAAGAGGAAACGAGAAGGTAGATTAACAACAAAAGAATCACTACTAACATCTATATGTATATATCTTTTTTGCCCAGGGGCTTTCTTTGACATGTATATAGGTGATATTCCTGTCTGTGAACAAACGAAGGAACAGATTGGGGAGAATGTGGCGAGTATAATGCGGAGATGCTGAATCCGTCGAGTTTTGGTTTCAAtctcattttcttgaatgagttGTTTGcatttgggtcaaatttttggCACCCATGGCTTCAATATCACCTGACTGATGCACCACTCTTCAGTCTTGGCTCCTTGGAATTAATTTTGTATGTGCCATTCTTCTGGCATCATGGGTTCGTAACATTTATCCACAGTGTAGTTAGCTAGGGTCCATAAACTTGTAGGCTTTGTTAGCATGGTAGGAATCCTAGTTGATTGTAGTATTATGAGCATTTGCAGCTATGGACTTGCTGCTGCAGCTGTTGTACATTTCAGTGATAGTGAAATTTACTGGCACCACCATTTCGATTATTTGTTTTTGGTTCGGACTTGATCATTTCCATCTTTGGCAATTGGGTTGGGAATTAAATTTCAGGTTTAAAATCACAAATCTTTGAACTGGAATAAAATTGTCGAACCAGGATTCTGTGGAAAACTTTCATTCGGAATACTATTGCATGCTTCTGCACATTGAAAATCTGTGTAGCAGCAGATTAGATGCAAACCTATACGTTAGTCCACGGCCTCTTCCTACGTTACTCCAAGACCACAATGTTGTGAAGAACTATTACCGTATCAAATAaagttatctttttttttttttgtcaatcatGACTTTTTATCTATAGTATTCTACACTATCTTAATTTAAGGAGGAGATTCAATTGGGTCTAGAGGGGACGGTGGGGATTGAACCACCACCGAATTAGAATCTACTTAGTGTGTCTCTCACGCCACCAAGCCTTAAATGGCTTAGTGGTGGCCACCAGTCCAAAGGCCGGTGGTTGTATCAAATAAAGTTTACGAAAACTTGAAAATAGCCAAAGTGAAACGTACGATCTTGTTgctttctttccttgttttcaTTGAAAGAAAGGGTGAACGTAAATTTCCATATGCAAATGAAcactagtatttttttttaagaggTGGATGAGAAAATTAGGGAGTGATTTAGTTTGAAATTGTAGGTATATCTAAATTTATGGGAGATACGGATTAGCAAGTGATATGATGGTTAGCAGGCACGGGACAAGTCATTTTTCTAAACCTTAGGCAATTAGCTAATGATGAACCATGgacttatataaaaaaaaaaaaaaaaaaaaaaagagagagagagagagagagagagtaaaatATGCATGGTTATAATATGCAACAATTCTACCACTAGTTGCTGGCTGCTTGTTGAATTATTCATGTTAGAGAAAGAAATCAGCAAGACTGTTATCTGACTGTTATCCATCTTCTCCTAACCTTACATTTCCAATTTGTACTGTGAACCAATGAGCAAAATTGGTGGGCTAAGTTCATTTCCTTCTATTTCCGGTTGAGAATCTCCAAACTGAACTGCTTTCCTTAACTAACTTGTCAGATATAGACTTCCCGTCTAGACTATCCCAGGAGTTCTGCAATCCATGGTCTTTAATGTCAGGTTGAATTCATGGAATTCTATAAACATATGTTAGGAGCCTTTACCTTGGTGTGTTATTTTGTGTTTGTAGCTAATGCACAATTTAATTATCGAGATGCACTTAGCAAGTCAATCATTTTTCTGGAGGCACAGAGATCAGGAAAGCTTCCTCCCAACCACAGGCCTTCTTGGAGAGGAGATTCTGCACTTCAAGATGGAAAACTTGCCAACGTTCGTATATCCCTGTCTCTATATTTGGTCCATATTTGAGATTCTATTGAATTCATGTGATTTTAAACAAGGGATGTGACAGTTTTTTTTCATTAGGTGGACCTCGTTGGAGGATACTATGATGCAGGGGACAACGTAAAATATGGCCTTCCAATGGCATTTACCATAACTACCTTATCCTGGGCTGCAATCTTCTACCAATCAGATATCCAAGCAGCTGGAGAATTGGCAAATGTTCATTCAGCCATTAGATGGGGCACTGATTACTTACTGAAAGCTAGTTCTAGGAGAGACAGATTGTATGTGCAGGTGAGAAAGATTCATAGAGGAATGTAATTTACAATCATTGTACTCATCTACTTATGTTTGCACTTTTTGGTTAAGGTAGGAGATCCAGTTCAAGATCATCAATGTTGGATACGGCCAGAAAATATGAAAACTCCAAGAAATGTATTGCAAATTGACCGAAGTGATCCGGGAACGGAAATTGCAGCAGAAACTGCTGCAGCAATGGCAGCTGCTTCTGTTGTCTTTAGATATTCTGATCATGCCCATTCTCGTCGCCTCCTTAATAAAGCCAAAGCGGTATTTTTCCAGCCAAGATtcacttttattaattttctccAAGGAAGCATCGTGCATTACCCTTCCTGCTCGACattaaaagaattgaatttCTTTATTGATTATCTGACTGCTACACTCTGAGTATCTGCAATATGCTGTCCTCATACTTAAACTGAATTTTGGCTTTGCAGCTTTTTAAGTTTGCCAAGACTTACAAGGGCACATATGATGGAGAATGCCCCTTCTATTGCTCTTACTCGGGCTATAACGTAATCTCTCTTTCTCAGTCACTCCTCCTAAAAGGCCAATATTAATGGACAAAGCTCATTAAAAACCAGAAAGAGATTCGGGAATGTAATCATTCATCTAGGGACTAGTTATAGCAAAACGGGAAGAAGAAATTTGACACGGTTGAATTCATTTGAATTGTGCTAGTCTGGAGTCGAGGATATTTGATATCTGGTTTCTTGCTTACATGTCCTACTGCAGGATGAGTTGCTTTGGGCAGCTACATGGCTATACGTCGCAACCAAGAGATCTATTTATCTGGAATACATACAAGAAGAGGCCATCACTGCAACTGTTAGTGAATTTAGCTGGGATCTCAAATATGCAGGGGCCCAAGTTCTCCTATCCCAAGTAAACGTTTACTCATTCCTTGTATACAAATCATTTAACATGTATGAAAGAAAATATATTAGCAGATATCATATTCTTTATTATAGTCAACTCACAGGCCTTGTTAATTGCACATTTCACATTTTGCTTTATAATTGGCCAGTTATACTGGCAAGGCCACAAAGATCTAAAGAACTTCAAGCAAGACGCTGATAGTTATATCTGCTCAGTACTTCCTGATAGCCCCTATCACCAGGTTTACTTCACTCCAGGTATTTCTCCCCTCCATCCAAATTTCCTTTGAAGCTTATATTTGAGTACTACTGATATATGTGTAAAATTTACTCATGTCTGACTATTCTGTTAGGTGGTCTGATTCACCTGAGAGATGGAGCAAATGCACAGTATGTAACTGGCACTGCCTTTCTGTTCAGTGTCTACAGTGATCTATTGTCCAGGCACAAGCAACAAGTCACTTGCGGAAATAAAGCATTCACTTCTTCCCAGCTCATGGCTTTTGCTAAACAACAGGTGACAACTATTCTTCAGACCCTCTTCATTATTCATGATCATAACATATGAATGTGATCAAGAAAAAAACAGAGAAGTTTCTCAGTgaaaatttctcatttttatgcCGTCCGTACATCTGCAGATGGATTATCTACTTGGGAAAAATCCCAAGGGAAGATCATACATGGTTGGGTTCGGTAACAATCCACCAAGACAAGCCCACCACAGGGGTGCCTCTGTCCCAAGAATGTCTTCTACTGAAGTTGTCAGCTGCCCAATGACCTTTGTCAACTGGTACAACAAAAATGGACCAAATCCTAATGAGCTGACCGGCGCTATTGTTGGGGGCCCTGATCGGAATGACAACTTTGTTGATCAACGTGCAAGCTCAGCCATGA
Coding sequences within it:
- the LOC113706894 gene encoding endoglucanase 16 isoform X2, with protein sequence MAFTITTLSWAAIFYQSDIQAAGELANVHSAIRWGTDYLLKASSRRDRLYVQVGDPVQDHQCWIRPENMKTPRNVLQIDRSDPGTEIAAETAAAMAAASVVFRYSDHAHSRRLLNKAKALFKFAKTYKGTYDGECPFYCSYSGYNDELLWAATWLYVATKRSIYLEYIQEEAITATVSEFSWDLKYAGAQVLLSQLYWQGHKDLKNFKQDADSYICSVLPDSPYHQVYFTPGGLIHLRDGANAQYVTGTAFLFSVYSDLLSRHKQQVTCGNKAFTSSQLMAFAKQQMDYLLGKNPKGRSYMVGFGNNPPRQAHHRGASVPRMSSTEVVSCPMTFVNWYNKNGPNPNELTGAIVGGPDRNDNFVDQRASSAMTEPTTYTNSLAIGVLAKLAKHHAVS
- the LOC113706894 gene encoding endoglucanase 16 isoform X1; this encodes MEFYKHMLGAFTLVCYFVFVANAQFNYRDALSKSIIFLEAQRSGKLPPNHRPSWRGDSALQDGKLANVDLVGGYYDAGDNVKYGLPMAFTITTLSWAAIFYQSDIQAAGELANVHSAIRWGTDYLLKASSRRDRLYVQVGDPVQDHQCWIRPENMKTPRNVLQIDRSDPGTEIAAETAAAMAAASVVFRYSDHAHSRRLLNKAKALFKFAKTYKGTYDGECPFYCSYSGYNDELLWAATWLYVATKRSIYLEYIQEEAITATVSEFSWDLKYAGAQVLLSQLYWQGHKDLKNFKQDADSYICSVLPDSPYHQVYFTPGGLIHLRDGANAQYVTGTAFLFSVYSDLLSRHKQQVTCGNKAFTSSQLMAFAKQQMDYLLGKNPKGRSYMVGFGNNPPRQAHHRGASVPRMSSTEVVSCPMTFVNWYNKNGPNPNELTGAIVGGPDRNDNFVDQRASSAMTEPTTYTNSLAIGVLAKLAKHHAVS
- the LOC113706895 gene encoding fatty-acid-binding protein 2; this translates as MDPNGGSSNIFPMDPLVPHRFSIHFLSHIVSFVDNSRYLCVPGTLALQEAFNCFSKFAGAFFIWFARGSNSNINGKILGRHDGSNPINCKGDNQLKRIISQGQKFKGVLDNCICEGKSSIPFILDKISRFSMKQFYIEAEHLRSFPALSLAAALVPPLNNVYPDVLAVPLEAGDIATQRCLSQRPCEIEHQGCNDISFQSLSWTGHAVEPRTGIEFPTILDNSVAAEHNSSFTSEVLVGTGSRIMKIIRIKSLNVYAFGFYVHPFDICEKLGPKYGSLPVSELNKSCDFYEDLLREDINMTVRLVVSCNGIKINTVKDAFEKSLRARLLKTNPDTDFSCLQRFGSIFSNDIPLHAGTTINFRRTANGSFITEIGDNQLGAVQSKELCRAFFDMYIGDIPVCEQTKEQIGENVASIMRRC